The nucleotide sequence TATTCAAACAGAAGACTTTAAAGAATTGACGAGAACAGACCGTGAAGGAAACGTAGAAAAACTCACAACACCGCCATCCGACGTATTGAAATATACATTGGAAGAAAATGGCTGGATTGCTATCCGCCCTTCAGGAACTGAGCCGAAAATCAAGTTTTATATTGGTGTAAAAGGAAGCTCTACAGAAGACGCAGCCGAAAAAGTAGCCTCTTATGAAGCGATTATCAAAAAGATGACAGAAGAATAAAAAACTTGAGACTGATGGAAAAAGTGGTAAACTTTAGAAGTCAGTCTTTTTTCAAGTTGGAGGTGAATGGATTGCCAGACACGCAAAAATCAAAAGTAGAGAAAGTCAGTCAATTATTCAAAATGTTGAGTGATCCCACTCGTCTTAAAATTCTGCTATATCTGAAAGACGGGGAACAAAATGTGACAGCAATCACCCAAGCAGTGGAAATGGAGCAGTCTGCTGTATCGCATCAACTACGTTTATTAAGAGAAAATCATGTCGTCAAGTCTCATCGCGAGGGAAAAGCGATTTTGTATAGTCTTGATGATTCTCATGTACTGGATATTTTGAACCAGACACTCAAACATGTGGAACATCAATAACGATAGGTGCAAATAGATAAACACTGGAGTGTGACAACGAAATTTCTTCGTTGTCACACTCCAGTGTTTTTTAAGAAAAAGACAAAAATGATCAATCGCTTTTTTCTGTTGTTTCAGTTCCATAATAACTATGATCTTCTAGGTCTAAAGCATTCAAAATAAGCGAAGCCGTTTCTTCAATAGATAAAGATGCTACATTGATCACTACACATCCTAGTTTTTCATAAAGATCATTCGCAAAATCGAGTTCAGCTCTAATTTTTTCGATATCGGAATAAGCAGTATCAGGGTTTAATCCGTAAGAGCGCATCCGTTCTTTACGGATATTATTTAAAATATCTGGGTTATTCGTTAGTCCCACGATTTTTTTAGGATCGATCTCCCAAAGCTG is from Enterococcus faecium and encodes:
- a CDS encoding ArsR/SmtB family transcription factor, which codes for MEKVVNFRSQSFFKLEVNGLPDTQKSKVEKVSQLFKMLSDPTRLKILLYLKDGEQNVTAITQAVEMEQSAVSHQLRLLRENHVVKSHREGKAILYSLDDSHVLDILNQTLKHVEHQ